A genomic stretch from Desulfohalobium retbaense DSM 5692 includes:
- a CDS encoding class II fructose-bisphosphate aldolase — protein MSLVESKRILTEAKSNSTSVGCFSVYDFDSISEVISAAEFLGVPLMLSVDSNDFTPKSLKALGLQAIKSAEKSFVSVAVHLNHAKDIDAVLMALDMGFSSVMYDGSNLPFYENMKHTRKAACLAHASNSNIEGELGDLTNLMVLGNYGYNGIDIANEFIAKTNIDFLALTIPKSGLKDVSVLSYMCKNIEIPIAIHGASRIKENGPKTAAKLGASKINFHSEIKKYILNKKNSDNKYRLSELIYKHLVSISFV, from the coding sequence ATGAGTTTGGTAGAATCAAAAAGAATATTGACAGAAGCAAAGTCGAATAGCACATCTGTTGGGTGTTTTAGTGTTTATGATTTTGATTCGATCAGTGAAGTAATAAGTGCAGCAGAGTTTTTGGGCGTTCCTTTGATGTTGTCTGTGGATAGCAATGATTTTACTCCAAAAAGTCTTAAAGCCCTAGGTCTGCAAGCCATAAAATCTGCGGAGAAATCATTTGTTTCTGTTGCTGTGCATTTAAATCATGCTAAAGATATAGATGCTGTCTTGATGGCTTTAGATATGGGATTTAGTTCTGTTATGTATGACGGGTCAAATCTTCCATTTTATGAAAATATGAAGCATACAAGAAAAGCTGCTTGCTTAGCCCATGCATCAAATTCAAATATAGAAGGGGAACTTGGGGATTTAACAAATTTGATGGTTTTAGGAAATTATGGTTATAATGGTATAGATATAGCTAACGAATTTATAGCTAAAACAAATATAGATTTTTTGGCTTTGACAATACCAAAGTCAGGTTTAAAAGATGTTAGTGTTTTATCGTATATGTGTAAGAATATAGAAATACCTATAGCAATTCATGGAGCTAGCAGGATAAAAGAAAATGGCCCTAAGACTGCTGCGAAGCTTGGGGCTTCAAAAATAAATTTTCATTCTGAAATAAAAAAATATATTTTAAATAAAAAGAATAGTGACAATAAATATAGATTGTCGGAGCTCATATACAAGCATCTTGTAAGTATTAGCTTTGTATGA
- a CDS encoding ferritin-like domain-containing protein yields the protein MAGIFTAGDIVEAAIQVETKGESFYKRVAGKAANEQVRDLFLYLGGEEIKHRETFQGLLQRVGQFELPAWSTDQEYQEYLESLVESHILFGDGLGDTILTHMQSEAEALRFAMGFEKDTILFFMEMRELVPESEKRFVQECIEEESDHLRKLRTMLKLYKKI from the coding sequence ATGGCGGGAATTTTTACAGCCGGCGATATCGTTGAGGCCGCGATTCAGGTCGAGACCAAAGGCGAGAGCTTTTACAAGCGGGTAGCCGGCAAGGCGGCCAATGAGCAGGTCCGTGATCTGTTTCTCTATCTCGGCGGAGAGGAGATCAAACACCGGGAGACCTTCCAGGGCCTGCTGCAGCGGGTTGGTCAGTTTGAACTCCCAGCCTGGTCCACAGACCAGGAATATCAGGAATATCTCGAATCCCTCGTCGAATCACACATCCTGTTCGGCGACGGGCTTGGGGACACCATTTTGACCCATATGCAAAGCGAGGCCGAGGCCTTGCGCTTCGCCATGGGTTTTGAGAAGGACACCATCTTGTTTTTTATGGAAATGCGTGAACTCGTGCCCGAAAGTGAAAAACGGTTCGTGCAGGAGTGCATAGAAGAAGAAAGCGACCATCTGCGCAAGTTGCGGACCATGCTCAAATTATATAAGAAGATTTAG
- a CDS encoding FAD/NAD(P)-binding protein: MVNYCTNDNPYLPELATIQEVIEETQNIKTFRVTLDDEEKMRSFSFEPGQVGQLSVFGTGESTFVINSPPSRMEYLQFSVMRAGEVTTKLHDLRAGDKVGVRAPLGNWFPYQQMQGKNILFIGGGIGMAPLRTLLLYMLDNRDDYGQIKLIYGARGPYDLTYRGEIPEWEARDDLDLVLTVDREHPDWDKRVGLIPHVLLEEEPSPENTVAVTCGPPIMIKFTIEALKKLGFEDEQIITTLEKRMKCGIGLCGRCNIGTHYVCVDGPVFSYAQLKQLPSEL; this comes from the coding sequence ATGGTTAACTATTGTACCAACGACAACCCCTACCTCCCGGAACTGGCGACTATCCAGGAGGTCATAGAGGAAACCCAGAATATCAAAACCTTCCGGGTCACCCTGGACGACGAGGAAAAGATGCGTTCCTTTTCCTTTGAGCCGGGCCAGGTCGGCCAACTTTCCGTCTTCGGTACTGGCGAGTCGACCTTTGTCATCAATTCTCCGCCAAGCCGCATGGAATATCTCCAGTTCAGCGTCATGCGAGCCGGAGAAGTGACCACCAAGCTCCACGACCTCAGAGCCGGGGACAAGGTGGGTGTCCGGGCGCCGCTGGGCAATTGGTTTCCCTACCAGCAGATGCAGGGCAAAAATATCCTTTTTATCGGCGGCGGCATTGGCATGGCCCCTTTGCGGACCCTGCTTTTGTACATGCTCGACAACCGCGACGACTACGGCCAGATCAAGCTCATCTACGGCGCACGCGGACCGTATGACCTGACCTACCGCGGGGAGATCCCTGAATGGGAGGCCCGCGACGATCTGGACCTCGTTTTGACCGTAGACCGCGAACACCCGGACTGGGACAAACGCGTCGGGCTCATCCCCCACGTTCTTCTTGAGGAGGAACCTTCTCCGGAAAATACGGTGGCCGTGACCTGCGGCCCGCCGATCATGATCAAGTTTACCATCGAAGCCTTGAAGAAACTCGGCTTCGAGGACGAGCAGATCATCACCACGTTGGAAAAACGGATGAAGTGCGGCATCGGCCTATGTGGCCGTTGCAACATCGGCACCCACTATGTCTGTGTCGATGGGCCGGTGTTCTCCTACGCCCAACTCAAACAGCTCCCTTCGGAGCTCTAG
- a CDS encoding 4Fe-4S dicluster domain-containing protein, translated as MGATKFIAAQDLPRWLTELQQTRQVYVPVQDKQSVVFAPFSEQAELVLDRQPTTPPKEVVFPQTEELVHYKYTKREDDPGRNDIEIESRPEAPAAVVVGCRPCGARGFATYDRVYTSDAVCDPFYKSRREQTAFVSIACKRPENSCFCHWTGGGPADTTGSDVLLTEVEGGYVAEACTDTGEALLSSTLFGEAGGKEAAAKTQHEEALAAMGTAPDLSDVPAKLLKLFEDMDFWEAMSAKCIACGACTYLCPTCYCFNITDEGSGYEGRRVRTWDTCMSFLFTLEASMHNPRPTKAHRLRNRVGHKFCYYPDLHEGAIACCGCGRCIKHCPVAVDIREIVLRAKEEANG; from the coding sequence ATGGGTGCGACCAAATTCATAGCCGCTCAGGATCTCCCGCGTTGGCTGACCGAATTGCAACAGACGCGACAGGTCTATGTACCGGTTCAGGACAAACAGAGCGTGGTCTTCGCCCCCTTTTCGGAGCAGGCCGAGCTCGTGCTGGACCGCCAGCCGACAACCCCTCCTAAAGAGGTCGTTTTCCCGCAGACCGAGGAGCTGGTGCATTACAAATACACCAAACGCGAGGACGATCCGGGCCGCAACGACATCGAGATCGAATCCCGCCCCGAGGCTCCGGCCGCAGTGGTAGTCGGCTGCCGGCCTTGCGGTGCCCGCGGCTTTGCCACGTACGACCGGGTCTACACCTCGGACGCCGTGTGTGACCCGTTTTACAAGTCTCGTCGGGAGCAGACCGCGTTTGTCAGTATTGCCTGCAAACGTCCTGAGAACTCCTGCTTTTGTCATTGGACGGGAGGCGGCCCTGCAGACACCACTGGTTCAGACGTCCTGCTCACGGAAGTTGAGGGCGGCTACGTCGCCGAAGCGTGCACCGACACCGGAGAGGCCCTGCTCTCCTCCACCCTCTTTGGCGAGGCCGGAGGCAAAGAAGCGGCGGCAAAGACCCAACACGAAGAAGCCCTTGCGGCCATGGGCACTGCCCCCGATCTTTCCGACGTCCCGGCCAAGCTCCTCAAGCTCTTTGAAGACATGGACTTCTGGGAAGCTATGTCCGCGAAATGTATCGCCTGCGGGGCGTGTACCTATCTGTGCCCGACCTGCTACTGCTTCAATATCACCGATGAAGGCAGCGGGTATGAAGGGCGCCGAGTGCGGACCTGGGATACCTGCATGTCCTTTTTGTTCACCCTGGAAGCCAGCATGCACAACCCCCGACCGACCAAGGCCCACCGCTTGCGCAACCGGGTGGGGCACAAATTCTGCTATTACCCGGATCTGCATGAGGGGGCGATCGCCTGCTGTGGATGTGGGCGCTGCATCAAACACTGCCCGGTCGCGGTCGATATCCGGGAAATAGTCCTGCGCGCCAAGGAGGAGGCCAATGGTTAA
- a CDS encoding 4Fe-4S dicluster domain-containing protein: MSQLEQLQDAIRHKLPELDMVIAWGTGFDPLHATPLFIREQGDLDKMTWGPLCVHNLATYLPGLKGKKVGVVVKGCDSRSIVQLLEESLIERENLTVFGLPCEGIVDLAKVEEALGPEAGFVREVREEGDALVVQTDSGDHRLSIAELRPQKCLSCRYPNPIIADQVLGEPREPVKDPTDPDLEALEAMSYDERMQYWTAQLDRCIRCYACRNACPMCVCRDHCIAQTRDPQWISQETGVAEKWLFQIIHAQHLAGRCTECGECERACPMDIPILTLKRKMNREIKEMFDFEAGTDPEATPPLFTFQVEEAKINERGW; this comes from the coding sequence GTGTCGCAACTGGAACAATTACAAGACGCAATCCGGCACAAACTGCCGGAGTTAGACATGGTGATCGCCTGGGGCACGGGGTTCGATCCCTTGCATGCCACCCCGCTTTTCATTCGTGAACAGGGCGATCTGGACAAGATGACCTGGGGGCCGCTGTGCGTGCACAATCTGGCCACCTATCTGCCGGGACTCAAGGGCAAAAAGGTCGGGGTCGTGGTCAAGGGCTGCGACAGCCGCTCCATTGTCCAATTGCTCGAGGAATCCTTGATCGAGCGGGAGAACCTGACTGTTTTCGGACTGCCCTGCGAGGGCATCGTCGATCTGGCCAAGGTCGAAGAAGCCCTCGGGCCAGAGGCTGGCTTTGTTCGCGAGGTCCGCGAGGAAGGTGACGCTCTGGTGGTGCAGACCGACTCCGGGGACCACCGGCTCTCTATTGCGGAGCTGCGGCCCCAAAAATGCCTCTCCTGCCGCTACCCCAACCCGATCATTGCCGACCAGGTCCTTGGCGAGCCGCGGGAGCCGGTAAAGGATCCGACGGACCCGGATCTCGAAGCCCTCGAGGCCATGAGCTACGACGAACGCATGCAGTACTGGACAGCCCAGCTCGATCGCTGCATCCGCTGTTACGCCTGCCGCAACGCCTGCCCCATGTGCGTCTGCCGTGACCATTGCATCGCCCAGACCCGGGACCCGCAATGGATCAGTCAGGAGACCGGAGTAGCTGAAAAATGGCTTTTCCAGATCATCCACGCCCAGCACTTGGCCGGCCGGTGCACCGAGTGCGGGGAATGTGAGCGGGCATGCCCCATGGATATCCCCATTTTGACGCTCAAGCGCAAAATGAACAGGGAGATCAAAGAGATGTTCGATTTCGAGGCAGGCACAGACCCCGAAGCCACACCGCCGCTGTTCACGTTCCAAGTGGAAGAGGCGAAGATCAACGAGAGAGGATGGTAA
- a CDS encoding hydrogenase iron-sulfur subunit yields the protein MSAQDGNKLRIVGFLCNWCSYGGADTAGVSRFEQPMDLRIVRLPCTGRANPLFIMKAFFGGADGVLVSGCHPRDCHYSEGNYYARRRLELLKRTLPVLGIDPERFEYTWVSASEGKRWQTVVTRFTERIHTLGPAPAIEKQCAPALQA from the coding sequence ATGTCAGCCCAAGATGGAAACAAGCTCCGCATAGTGGGCTTTCTGTGTAATTGGTGTTCGTACGGCGGGGCGGACACCGCCGGTGTCTCGCGCTTCGAACAGCCGATGGATTTGCGCATTGTGCGGCTGCCCTGCACCGGGCGCGCCAACCCGCTTTTTATCATGAAGGCCTTTTTTGGCGGGGCGGACGGTGTGCTCGTTTCAGGCTGCCACCCTCGGGACTGCCACTATTCTGAGGGCAATTACTACGCCCGCCGGAGGCTGGAGCTGCTCAAACGGACCTTGCCGGTGCTGGGCATCGATCCGGAACGATTTGAGTACACCTGGGTCTCCGCCTCTGAGGGCAAACGGTGGCAGACCGTCGTTACCCGCTTTACCGAGCGCATCCACACCCTGGGACCGGCCCCGGCCATTGAAAAGCAATGCGCTCCGGCCCTTCAAGCCTAG